In the Arachis ipaensis cultivar K30076 chromosome B10, Araip1.1, whole genome shotgun sequence genome, one interval contains:
- the LOC107623277 gene encoding mediator of RNA polymerase II transcription subunit 16 isoform X1, with product MNQVGGTKGPVVEVVEDEEPEAVAEAQEKNEAVELSGEQKQPPVENPMEEDPVTTTPATVFCIRLKQPKSHLLHKMSVPEVCRNFSAVSWCGKLNAIACASETCARIPSSTANPPFWIPIHIVIPERPTECAVFDVLADSPRDSVQFIEWSPTSCPRALLIANFHGRVTIWTQPSQGPANLVRDTSYWQLEHEWRQDIAVVTKWLSGVSLYRWLSSKSSGAANSKSIFEEKFLSQQSQTSARWPNFLCVCSVFSSGSVQLHWSQWPHCQNAAPARWFCTSKGLLGCGPSGIMDADAIITDSGAMHVAGVPIVNPSTVVVWEVMPGPGNGFQATPKTSINNCAPPLSPPNWSGFAPLAAYLFSWQDYLISEEKRGKKLTDQNIGDSIPLHCSPVSNFSAYVSPEAAAQSSAATTWGSGVTAVAFDPTRGGSVIAVVIIEGQYMSPYDPDEGPSVTGWRVQRWESSLQHVVLHPIFGNPTSSMGGQPPMQTVWQSKVDLSIPPTNDFKNHRTHAVGMKTNVQKVSESSFKGVTFDPFDLPSDVRTLARVVYAAHGGEIAIAFLRGGVHIFSGPNFAPVDNYQITVGSAIAAPAFSSTSCCLASVWHDTCKDQTVLKIIRVLPPAIPTSQVKANSSTWERAIAERFWWSLLVGVDWWDAVGCTQSAAEDGIVSLNSIIAVLDADFHSLPSAQHRQQYCPSLDRIKCRLLEGANAQEVRAMVLDMQARLLLDMLGKGIESALIDPSVLVPDPWQVSSDTLSRIDAQAVSVEPALMPSIQAYVDSVLDLASHFITRLRRYASFCRTLATHAVTAGTASNRNIVPSPAAQSSATPAPSQGAQNGTTSSSGTPQMQAWVQGAIAKISNPADGVSNPTPNPPITGPPSFMPISVNTGTFPGTPAVRLIGDCHFLHRLCQLLLFCFFFRRAQLPRYAGGAHRTADANAQKPQPNASAPGNVDEVAKPVSTVVKSDDGQTNRTGQVVPGAKGTEEPTSGRSRVGTGNAGQGYTFEEVKVLFLILMDLCRRTSGLQHPLPVSQVGSSNIQVRLHYIDGNYTVLPEVVEASLGPHMQNMPRPRGTDAAGLLLRELELHPPAEEWHRRNMFGGLSSDPNDVGPANKLVSSSPRDLSSLENCDVYHGAHAIWPRKRRMSEREAAFGLNSSVGLGGYLGIMGSRRDVVTALWKTGLEGVWYKCIRCLRQTCAFTSPGSTNPPSQNDREIWWISRWTHGCPICGGTWVRVV from the exons ATGAATCAAGTTGGTGGGACAAAGGGCCCAGTGGTGGAGGTCGTGGAGGACGAGGAGCCGGAGGCTGTGGCTGAGGCTCAAGAGAAGAATGAAGCAGTGGAATTGAGTGGTGAACAGAAGCAGCCACCTGTGGAGAATCCAATGGAGGAAGACCCAGTCACCACCACCCCTGCTACAGTTTTTTGCATTAGGCTTAAGCAACCAAAGTCCCATTTGCTCCACAAGATGAGTGTCCCTGAAGTTTGCCGCAATTTCAG TGCAGTTTCCTGGTGTGGAAAACTGAATGCTATAGCTTGTGCCTCTGAAACATGTGCTAGAATTCCCAG CTCAACTGCAAATCCACCATTTTGGATCCCTATACATATTGTGATCCCAGAGAGGCCTACTGAATGTGCAGTATTCGATGTCCTAGCAG ATTCTCCTCGTGATTCTGTACAGTTTATTGAGTGGTCCCCTACTTCTTGTCCCCGTGCATTATTGATAGCTAATTTTCATGGGAGGGTAACTATTTGGACTCAACCATCTCAA GGGCCAGCTAATCTTGTACGTGATACTAGCTACTGGCAGCTTGAGCATGAGTGGCGACAAGATATTGCAGTTGTTACAAAGTGGCTATCAGGGGTGTCTCTG TATAGGTGGCTTTCATCTAAGTCTAGCGGTGCTGCCAATTCGAAGTCAATATTTGAGGAAAAGTTTCTTTCACAACAGTCTCAAACCTCAG CTAGATGGCCCAATTTTCTTTGTGTGTGTTCTGTGTTCTCATCAGGCTCGGTTCAACTTCACTGGTCACAGTGGCCTCATTGCCAGAATGCAGCACCAGCTAGATGGTTTTGCACTAGTAAAGGGCTACTGGGTTGTGGACCCAGTGGCATTATGGATGCTGATGCTATCATCACGGACAGTGGTGCCATGCATGTCGCAGGTGTGCCAATTGTGAATCCATCCACCGTTGTTGTTTGGGAGGTTATGCCTGGTCCTGGAAATGGTTTCCAAGCAACTCCGAAGACAAGTATCAATAACTGTGCCCCACCTCTTAGTCCACCAAACTGGAGCGGATTTGCCCCTTTAGCTGCCTATTTGTTTAGTTGGCAAGATTATCTGATATCTGAAGAAAAGCGAGGGAAAAAGCTAACAGACCAAAATATTGGGGATTCTATACCACTTCACTGCTCCCCAGTTTCGAATTTTTCAGCATATGTGAGTCCTGAAGCTGCAGCGCAATCTTCTGCAGCCACGACATGGGGCTCTGGTGTAACAGCAGTAGCCTTTGATCCAACTCGAGGTGGCTCCGTGATAGCTGTTGTGATAATTGAGG GACAGTACATGTCCCCTTATGATCCAGATGAGGGGCCATCAGTTACAGGGTGGAGAGTGCAACGCTGGGAATCATCTTTACAACATGTTGTCCTCCATCCAATATTTGGAAACCCTACTTCCAGTATGGGTGGACAGCCTCCTATGCAAACTGTTTGGCAGTCCAAAGTGGACCTGAGCATTCCCCCAACAAATGACTTCAAGAATCATCGAACACATGCAGTTGGAATGAAAACTAATGTGCAAAAGGTATCCGAATCTAGTTTTAAAGGCgtaacttttgatccttttgatCTTCCAAGTGATGTTAGGACACTTGCCCGTGTTGTTTATGCTGCTCATGGTGGTGAAATTGCCATTGCTTTTCTTCGGGGTGGAGTCCACATATTTTCTGGTCCAAATTTTGCACCTGTAGACAACTATCAGATTACTGTAGGATCTGCAATTGCTGCTCCTGCGTTTTCTTCAACGAGTTGCTGTTTAGCTTCTGTTTGGCATGACACATGCAAGGATCAAACAGTATTGAAAATAATCCGGGTTCTTCCTCCTGCTATCCCAACTAGTCAAGTAAAGGCCAACTCTTCAACATGGGAGCGTGCAATTGCTGAAAG GTTTTGGTGGAGCCTTTTGGTTGGAGTTGATTGGTGGGATGCTGTGGGCTGTACACAGAGTGCGGCTGAAGATGGTATTG TTTCGCTAAACAGCATTATTGCAGTCTTGGATGCAGATTTCCATTCTCTTCCTTCTGCTCAGCACAGACAGCAGTATTGTCCT AGTCTAGATAGGATAAAGTGTAGGCTACTTGAAGGAGCAAATGCTCAAGAGGTCAGGGCAATGGTTCTGGATATGCAAGCTAGGTTGTTGTTGGATATGCTTGGTAAGGGAATTGAGTCTGCTTTAATAGATCCTTCAGTTTTAGTGCCTGATCCTTGGCAAGTATCTAGTGATACACTATCGAGAATTGATGCCCAAGCTGTATCTGTTGAACCAGCACTAATGCCAAGTATTCAG GCCTATGTCGATTCTGTGCTTGATCTGGCTTCACATTTTATCACCCGGTTGCGGCGTTATGCAAGTTTCTGTCGTACATTAGCAACTCATGCTGTGACTGCAGGGACTGCTAGTAACCGAAATATTGTTCCTAGTCCTGCTGCCCAAAGTTCTGCAACTCCTGCACCTAGTCAAG GAGCACAAAATGGGACTACCAGTTCTAGTGGAACCCCACAGATGCAAGCTTGGGTACAAGGTGCTATTGCCAAGATTAGTAACCCAGCTGATGGTGTGTCCAACCCAACTCCTAACCCTCCAATCACTGGTCCTCCGTCATTTATGCCCATTAGTGTTAACACAGGAACTTTTCCTGGAACACCTGCAGTTAGGCTTATCGGGGACTGTCACTTCCTTCATAGATTATGCCAACTTTTGCTCTTCTGTTTTTTCTTCCGACGAGCACAACTCCCCCGCTATGCTGGTGGTGCGCATAGAACTGCTGATGCAAATGCACAGAAACCTCAACCTAATGCTTCTGCTCCAGGCAACGTGGATGAGGTTGCAAAACCAGTGTCAACTGTAGTTAAGTCTGATGATGGTCAGACAAATCGAACTGGTCAGGTTGTGCCTGGGGCAAAAGGAACTGAAGAACCAACTTCTGGGCGGTCAAGAGTTGGTACTGGAAATGCTGGTCAAGGATATACGTTTGAGGAG GTCAAAGTTCTTTTTCTCATTCTTATGGATCTCTGTCGGCGAACTTCTGGGCTGCAACACCCGTTACCAGTTTCTCAGGTGGGAAGCAGCAACATTCAGGTTCGGCTGCATTATATTGATGGGAACTACACTGTACTGCCAGAAGTTGTCGAAGCATCCCTTGGCCCACACATGCAG AACATGCCCCGTCCTCGAGGTACTGATGCTGCCGGTCTTCTACTACGCGAGCTAGAACTCCACCCTCCAGCAGAGGAGTGGCATAGACGAAATATGTTTGGTGGACTTTCGTCTGATCCAAATGATGTGGGTCCTGCAAATAAACTTGTTAGTTCAAGTCCACGTGATTTGAGCTCATTGGAAAATTGTGATGTCTACCATGGAGCCCATGCCATATGGCCTCGTAAGCGCAGGATGTCTGAACGAGAAGCAGCTTTTGGGTTGAATTCTTCTGTTGGTCTGGGAGGATATCTTGGTATAATGGGATCACGAAGAGACGTCGTTACTGCATTATGGAAGACTGGGCTAGAAGGGGTCTGGTACAAG TGCATAAGATGTCTGCGGCAGACCTGCGCTTTCACGTCGCCGGGTTCAACCAACCCTCCTAGTCAAAATGACCGGGAAATCTGGTGGATCAGCCGCTGGACTCATGGGTGCCCAATATGCGGCGGAACGTGGGTCCGAGTTGTATAG
- the LOC107623277 gene encoding mediator of RNA polymerase II transcription subunit 16 isoform X2, translating to MNQVGGTKGPVVEVVEDEEPEAVAEAQEKNEAVELSGEQKQPPVENPMEEDPVTTTPATVFCIRLKQPKSHLLHKMSVPEVCRNFSAVSWCGKLNAIACASETCARIPSSTANPPFWIPIHIVIPERPTECAVFDVLADSPRDSVQFIEWSPTSCPRALLIANFHGRVTIWTQPSQGPANLVRDTSYWQLEHEWRQDIAVVTKWLSGVSLYRWLSSKSSGAANSKSIFEEKFLSQQSQTSARWPNFLCVCSVFSSGSVQLHWSQWPHCQNAAPARWFCTSKGLLGCGPSGIMDADAIITDSGAMHVAGVPIVNPSTVVVWEVMPGPGNGFQATPKTSINNCAPPLSPPNWSGFAPLAAYLFSWQDYLISEEKRGKKLTDQNIGDSIPLHCSPVSNFSAYVSPEAAAQSSAATTWGSGVTAVAFDPTRGGSVIAVVIIEGQYMSPYDPDEGPSVTGWRVQRWESSLQHVVLHPIFGNPTSSMGGQPPMQTVWQSKVDLSIPPTNDFKNHRTHAVGMKTNVQKVSESSFKGVTFDPFDLPSDVRTLARVVYAAHGGEIAIAFLRGGVHIFSGPNFAPVDNYQITVGSAIAAPAFSSTSCCLASVWHDTCKDQTVLKIIRVLPPAIPTSQVKANSSTWERAIAERFWWSLLVGVDWWDAVGCTQSAAEDGIVLDADFHSLPSAQHRQQYCPSLDRIKCRLLEGANAQEVRAMVLDMQARLLLDMLGKGIESALIDPSVLVPDPWQVSSDTLSRIDAQAVSVEPALMPSIQAYVDSVLDLASHFITRLRRYASFCRTLATHAVTAGTASNRNIVPSPAAQSSATPAPSQGAQNGTTSSSGTPQMQAWVQGAIAKISNPADGVSNPTPNPPITGPPSFMPISVNTGTFPGTPAVRLIGDCHFLHRLCQLLLFCFFFRRAQLPRYAGGAHRTADANAQKPQPNASAPGNVDEVAKPVSTVVKSDDGQTNRTGQVVPGAKGTEEPTSGRSRVGTGNAGQGYTFEEVKVLFLILMDLCRRTSGLQHPLPVSQVGSSNIQVRLHYIDGNYTVLPEVVEASLGPHMQNMPRPRGTDAAGLLLRELELHPPAEEWHRRNMFGGLSSDPNDVGPANKLVSSSPRDLSSLENCDVYHGAHAIWPRKRRMSEREAAFGLNSSVGLGGYLGIMGSRRDVVTALWKTGLEGVWYKCIRCLRQTCAFTSPGSTNPPSQNDREIWWISRWTHGCPICGGTWVRVV from the exons ATGAATCAAGTTGGTGGGACAAAGGGCCCAGTGGTGGAGGTCGTGGAGGACGAGGAGCCGGAGGCTGTGGCTGAGGCTCAAGAGAAGAATGAAGCAGTGGAATTGAGTGGTGAACAGAAGCAGCCACCTGTGGAGAATCCAATGGAGGAAGACCCAGTCACCACCACCCCTGCTACAGTTTTTTGCATTAGGCTTAAGCAACCAAAGTCCCATTTGCTCCACAAGATGAGTGTCCCTGAAGTTTGCCGCAATTTCAG TGCAGTTTCCTGGTGTGGAAAACTGAATGCTATAGCTTGTGCCTCTGAAACATGTGCTAGAATTCCCAG CTCAACTGCAAATCCACCATTTTGGATCCCTATACATATTGTGATCCCAGAGAGGCCTACTGAATGTGCAGTATTCGATGTCCTAGCAG ATTCTCCTCGTGATTCTGTACAGTTTATTGAGTGGTCCCCTACTTCTTGTCCCCGTGCATTATTGATAGCTAATTTTCATGGGAGGGTAACTATTTGGACTCAACCATCTCAA GGGCCAGCTAATCTTGTACGTGATACTAGCTACTGGCAGCTTGAGCATGAGTGGCGACAAGATATTGCAGTTGTTACAAAGTGGCTATCAGGGGTGTCTCTG TATAGGTGGCTTTCATCTAAGTCTAGCGGTGCTGCCAATTCGAAGTCAATATTTGAGGAAAAGTTTCTTTCACAACAGTCTCAAACCTCAG CTAGATGGCCCAATTTTCTTTGTGTGTGTTCTGTGTTCTCATCAGGCTCGGTTCAACTTCACTGGTCACAGTGGCCTCATTGCCAGAATGCAGCACCAGCTAGATGGTTTTGCACTAGTAAAGGGCTACTGGGTTGTGGACCCAGTGGCATTATGGATGCTGATGCTATCATCACGGACAGTGGTGCCATGCATGTCGCAGGTGTGCCAATTGTGAATCCATCCACCGTTGTTGTTTGGGAGGTTATGCCTGGTCCTGGAAATGGTTTCCAAGCAACTCCGAAGACAAGTATCAATAACTGTGCCCCACCTCTTAGTCCACCAAACTGGAGCGGATTTGCCCCTTTAGCTGCCTATTTGTTTAGTTGGCAAGATTATCTGATATCTGAAGAAAAGCGAGGGAAAAAGCTAACAGACCAAAATATTGGGGATTCTATACCACTTCACTGCTCCCCAGTTTCGAATTTTTCAGCATATGTGAGTCCTGAAGCTGCAGCGCAATCTTCTGCAGCCACGACATGGGGCTCTGGTGTAACAGCAGTAGCCTTTGATCCAACTCGAGGTGGCTCCGTGATAGCTGTTGTGATAATTGAGG GACAGTACATGTCCCCTTATGATCCAGATGAGGGGCCATCAGTTACAGGGTGGAGAGTGCAACGCTGGGAATCATCTTTACAACATGTTGTCCTCCATCCAATATTTGGAAACCCTACTTCCAGTATGGGTGGACAGCCTCCTATGCAAACTGTTTGGCAGTCCAAAGTGGACCTGAGCATTCCCCCAACAAATGACTTCAAGAATCATCGAACACATGCAGTTGGAATGAAAACTAATGTGCAAAAGGTATCCGAATCTAGTTTTAAAGGCgtaacttttgatccttttgatCTTCCAAGTGATGTTAGGACACTTGCCCGTGTTGTTTATGCTGCTCATGGTGGTGAAATTGCCATTGCTTTTCTTCGGGGTGGAGTCCACATATTTTCTGGTCCAAATTTTGCACCTGTAGACAACTATCAGATTACTGTAGGATCTGCAATTGCTGCTCCTGCGTTTTCTTCAACGAGTTGCTGTTTAGCTTCTGTTTGGCATGACACATGCAAGGATCAAACAGTATTGAAAATAATCCGGGTTCTTCCTCCTGCTATCCCAACTAGTCAAGTAAAGGCCAACTCTTCAACATGGGAGCGTGCAATTGCTGAAAG GTTTTGGTGGAGCCTTTTGGTTGGAGTTGATTGGTGGGATGCTGTGGGCTGTACACAGAGTGCGGCTGAAGATGGTATTG TCTTGGATGCAGATTTCCATTCTCTTCCTTCTGCTCAGCACAGACAGCAGTATTGTCCT AGTCTAGATAGGATAAAGTGTAGGCTACTTGAAGGAGCAAATGCTCAAGAGGTCAGGGCAATGGTTCTGGATATGCAAGCTAGGTTGTTGTTGGATATGCTTGGTAAGGGAATTGAGTCTGCTTTAATAGATCCTTCAGTTTTAGTGCCTGATCCTTGGCAAGTATCTAGTGATACACTATCGAGAATTGATGCCCAAGCTGTATCTGTTGAACCAGCACTAATGCCAAGTATTCAG GCCTATGTCGATTCTGTGCTTGATCTGGCTTCACATTTTATCACCCGGTTGCGGCGTTATGCAAGTTTCTGTCGTACATTAGCAACTCATGCTGTGACTGCAGGGACTGCTAGTAACCGAAATATTGTTCCTAGTCCTGCTGCCCAAAGTTCTGCAACTCCTGCACCTAGTCAAG GAGCACAAAATGGGACTACCAGTTCTAGTGGAACCCCACAGATGCAAGCTTGGGTACAAGGTGCTATTGCCAAGATTAGTAACCCAGCTGATGGTGTGTCCAACCCAACTCCTAACCCTCCAATCACTGGTCCTCCGTCATTTATGCCCATTAGTGTTAACACAGGAACTTTTCCTGGAACACCTGCAGTTAGGCTTATCGGGGACTGTCACTTCCTTCATAGATTATGCCAACTTTTGCTCTTCTGTTTTTTCTTCCGACGAGCACAACTCCCCCGCTATGCTGGTGGTGCGCATAGAACTGCTGATGCAAATGCACAGAAACCTCAACCTAATGCTTCTGCTCCAGGCAACGTGGATGAGGTTGCAAAACCAGTGTCAACTGTAGTTAAGTCTGATGATGGTCAGACAAATCGAACTGGTCAGGTTGTGCCTGGGGCAAAAGGAACTGAAGAACCAACTTCTGGGCGGTCAAGAGTTGGTACTGGAAATGCTGGTCAAGGATATACGTTTGAGGAG GTCAAAGTTCTTTTTCTCATTCTTATGGATCTCTGTCGGCGAACTTCTGGGCTGCAACACCCGTTACCAGTTTCTCAGGTGGGAAGCAGCAACATTCAGGTTCGGCTGCATTATATTGATGGGAACTACACTGTACTGCCAGAAGTTGTCGAAGCATCCCTTGGCCCACACATGCAG AACATGCCCCGTCCTCGAGGTACTGATGCTGCCGGTCTTCTACTACGCGAGCTAGAACTCCACCCTCCAGCAGAGGAGTGGCATAGACGAAATATGTTTGGTGGACTTTCGTCTGATCCAAATGATGTGGGTCCTGCAAATAAACTTGTTAGTTCAAGTCCACGTGATTTGAGCTCATTGGAAAATTGTGATGTCTACCATGGAGCCCATGCCATATGGCCTCGTAAGCGCAGGATGTCTGAACGAGAAGCAGCTTTTGGGTTGAATTCTTCTGTTGGTCTGGGAGGATATCTTGGTATAATGGGATCACGAAGAGACGTCGTTACTGCATTATGGAAGACTGGGCTAGAAGGGGTCTGGTACAAG TGCATAAGATGTCTGCGGCAGACCTGCGCTTTCACGTCGCCGGGTTCAACCAACCCTCCTAGTCAAAATGACCGGGAAATCTGGTGGATCAGCCGCTGGACTCATGGGTGCCCAATATGCGGCGGAACGTGGGTCCGAGTTGTATAG
- the LOC107623277 gene encoding mediator of RNA polymerase II transcription subunit 16 isoform X3: MCSIRCPNSPRDSVQFIEWSPTSCPRALLIANFHGRVTIWTQPSQGPANLVRDTSYWQLEHEWRQDIAVVTKWLSGVSLYRWLSSKSSGAANSKSIFEEKFLSQQSQTSARWPNFLCVCSVFSSGSVQLHWSQWPHCQNAAPARWFCTSKGLLGCGPSGIMDADAIITDSGAMHVAGVPIVNPSTVVVWEVMPGPGNGFQATPKTSINNCAPPLSPPNWSGFAPLAAYLFSWQDYLISEEKRGKKLTDQNIGDSIPLHCSPVSNFSAYVSPEAAAQSSAATTWGSGVTAVAFDPTRGGSVIAVVIIEGQYMSPYDPDEGPSVTGWRVQRWESSLQHVVLHPIFGNPTSSMGGQPPMQTVWQSKVDLSIPPTNDFKNHRTHAVGMKTNVQKVSESSFKGVTFDPFDLPSDVRTLARVVYAAHGGEIAIAFLRGGVHIFSGPNFAPVDNYQITVGSAIAAPAFSSTSCCLASVWHDTCKDQTVLKIIRVLPPAIPTSQVKANSSTWERAIAERFWWSLLVGVDWWDAVGCTQSAAEDGIVSLNSIIAVLDADFHSLPSAQHRQQYCPSLDRIKCRLLEGANAQEVRAMVLDMQARLLLDMLGKGIESALIDPSVLVPDPWQVSSDTLSRIDAQAVSVEPALMPSIQAYVDSVLDLASHFITRLRRYASFCRTLATHAVTAGTASNRNIVPSPAAQSSATPAPSQGAQNGTTSSSGTPQMQAWVQGAIAKISNPADGVSNPTPNPPITGPPSFMPISVNTGTFPGTPAVRLIGDCHFLHRLCQLLLFCFFFRRAQLPRYAGGAHRTADANAQKPQPNASAPGNVDEVAKPVSTVVKSDDGQTNRTGQVVPGAKGTEEPTSGRSRVGTGNAGQGYTFEEVKVLFLILMDLCRRTSGLQHPLPVSQVGSSNIQVRLHYIDGNYTVLPEVVEASLGPHMQNMPRPRGTDAAGLLLRELELHPPAEEWHRRNMFGGLSSDPNDVGPANKLVSSSPRDLSSLENCDVYHGAHAIWPRKRRMSEREAAFGLNSSVGLGGYLGIMGSRRDVVTALWKTGLEGVWYKCIRCLRQTCAFTSPGSTNPPSQNDREIWWISRWTHGCPICGGTWVRVV, from the exons ATGTGCAGTATTCGATGTCCTA ATTCTCCTCGTGATTCTGTACAGTTTATTGAGTGGTCCCCTACTTCTTGTCCCCGTGCATTATTGATAGCTAATTTTCATGGGAGGGTAACTATTTGGACTCAACCATCTCAA GGGCCAGCTAATCTTGTACGTGATACTAGCTACTGGCAGCTTGAGCATGAGTGGCGACAAGATATTGCAGTTGTTACAAAGTGGCTATCAGGGGTGTCTCTG TATAGGTGGCTTTCATCTAAGTCTAGCGGTGCTGCCAATTCGAAGTCAATATTTGAGGAAAAGTTTCTTTCACAACAGTCTCAAACCTCAG CTAGATGGCCCAATTTTCTTTGTGTGTGTTCTGTGTTCTCATCAGGCTCGGTTCAACTTCACTGGTCACAGTGGCCTCATTGCCAGAATGCAGCACCAGCTAGATGGTTTTGCACTAGTAAAGGGCTACTGGGTTGTGGACCCAGTGGCATTATGGATGCTGATGCTATCATCACGGACAGTGGTGCCATGCATGTCGCAGGTGTGCCAATTGTGAATCCATCCACCGTTGTTGTTTGGGAGGTTATGCCTGGTCCTGGAAATGGTTTCCAAGCAACTCCGAAGACAAGTATCAATAACTGTGCCCCACCTCTTAGTCCACCAAACTGGAGCGGATTTGCCCCTTTAGCTGCCTATTTGTTTAGTTGGCAAGATTATCTGATATCTGAAGAAAAGCGAGGGAAAAAGCTAACAGACCAAAATATTGGGGATTCTATACCACTTCACTGCTCCCCAGTTTCGAATTTTTCAGCATATGTGAGTCCTGAAGCTGCAGCGCAATCTTCTGCAGCCACGACATGGGGCTCTGGTGTAACAGCAGTAGCCTTTGATCCAACTCGAGGTGGCTCCGTGATAGCTGTTGTGATAATTGAGG GACAGTACATGTCCCCTTATGATCCAGATGAGGGGCCATCAGTTACAGGGTGGAGAGTGCAACGCTGGGAATCATCTTTACAACATGTTGTCCTCCATCCAATATTTGGAAACCCTACTTCCAGTATGGGTGGACAGCCTCCTATGCAAACTGTTTGGCAGTCCAAAGTGGACCTGAGCATTCCCCCAACAAATGACTTCAAGAATCATCGAACACATGCAGTTGGAATGAAAACTAATGTGCAAAAGGTATCCGAATCTAGTTTTAAAGGCgtaacttttgatccttttgatCTTCCAAGTGATGTTAGGACACTTGCCCGTGTTGTTTATGCTGCTCATGGTGGTGAAATTGCCATTGCTTTTCTTCGGGGTGGAGTCCACATATTTTCTGGTCCAAATTTTGCACCTGTAGACAACTATCAGATTACTGTAGGATCTGCAATTGCTGCTCCTGCGTTTTCTTCAACGAGTTGCTGTTTAGCTTCTGTTTGGCATGACACATGCAAGGATCAAACAGTATTGAAAATAATCCGGGTTCTTCCTCCTGCTATCCCAACTAGTCAAGTAAAGGCCAACTCTTCAACATGGGAGCGTGCAATTGCTGAAAG GTTTTGGTGGAGCCTTTTGGTTGGAGTTGATTGGTGGGATGCTGTGGGCTGTACACAGAGTGCGGCTGAAGATGGTATTG TTTCGCTAAACAGCATTATTGCAGTCTTGGATGCAGATTTCCATTCTCTTCCTTCTGCTCAGCACAGACAGCAGTATTGTCCT AGTCTAGATAGGATAAAGTGTAGGCTACTTGAAGGAGCAAATGCTCAAGAGGTCAGGGCAATGGTTCTGGATATGCAAGCTAGGTTGTTGTTGGATATGCTTGGTAAGGGAATTGAGTCTGCTTTAATAGATCCTTCAGTTTTAGTGCCTGATCCTTGGCAAGTATCTAGTGATACACTATCGAGAATTGATGCCCAAGCTGTATCTGTTGAACCAGCACTAATGCCAAGTATTCAG GCCTATGTCGATTCTGTGCTTGATCTGGCTTCACATTTTATCACCCGGTTGCGGCGTTATGCAAGTTTCTGTCGTACATTAGCAACTCATGCTGTGACTGCAGGGACTGCTAGTAACCGAAATATTGTTCCTAGTCCTGCTGCCCAAAGTTCTGCAACTCCTGCACCTAGTCAAG GAGCACAAAATGGGACTACCAGTTCTAGTGGAACCCCACAGATGCAAGCTTGGGTACAAGGTGCTATTGCCAAGATTAGTAACCCAGCTGATGGTGTGTCCAACCCAACTCCTAACCCTCCAATCACTGGTCCTCCGTCATTTATGCCCATTAGTGTTAACACAGGAACTTTTCCTGGAACACCTGCAGTTAGGCTTATCGGGGACTGTCACTTCCTTCATAGATTATGCCAACTTTTGCTCTTCTGTTTTTTCTTCCGACGAGCACAACTCCCCCGCTATGCTGGTGGTGCGCATAGAACTGCTGATGCAAATGCACAGAAACCTCAACCTAATGCTTCTGCTCCAGGCAACGTGGATGAGGTTGCAAAACCAGTGTCAACTGTAGTTAAGTCTGATGATGGTCAGACAAATCGAACTGGTCAGGTTGTGCCTGGGGCAAAAGGAACTGAAGAACCAACTTCTGGGCGGTCAAGAGTTGGTACTGGAAATGCTGGTCAAGGATATACGTTTGAGGAG GTCAAAGTTCTTTTTCTCATTCTTATGGATCTCTGTCGGCGAACTTCTGGGCTGCAACACCCGTTACCAGTTTCTCAGGTGGGAAGCAGCAACATTCAGGTTCGGCTGCATTATATTGATGGGAACTACACTGTACTGCCAGAAGTTGTCGAAGCATCCCTTGGCCCACACATGCAG AACATGCCCCGTCCTCGAGGTACTGATGCTGCCGGTCTTCTACTACGCGAGCTAGAACTCCACCCTCCAGCAGAGGAGTGGCATAGACGAAATATGTTTGGTGGACTTTCGTCTGATCCAAATGATGTGGGTCCTGCAAATAAACTTGTTAGTTCAAGTCCACGTGATTTGAGCTCATTGGAAAATTGTGATGTCTACCATGGAGCCCATGCCATATGGCCTCGTAAGCGCAGGATGTCTGAACGAGAAGCAGCTTTTGGGTTGAATTCTTCTGTTGGTCTGGGAGGATATCTTGGTATAATGGGATCACGAAGAGACGTCGTTACTGCATTATGGAAGACTGGGCTAGAAGGGGTCTGGTACAAG TGCATAAGATGTCTGCGGCAGACCTGCGCTTTCACGTCGCCGGGTTCAACCAACCCTCCTAGTCAAAATGACCGGGAAATCTGGTGGATCAGCCGCTGGACTCATGGGTGCCCAATATGCGGCGGAACGTGGGTCCGAGTTGTATAG